Part of the Lotus japonicus ecotype B-129 chromosome 6, LjGifu_v1.2 genome, GGGAAATTTGgccaataaaaaaaactcttcaTATCATGGTTGCTTTACATATCTAGAAACAAGTTTCATTTCAGGGCAAAAAGATCGAAGTAATGCCACAATGGCATAATAGAGGTGAGAAATGAGAATAGGTCAAATCATTCTTAGGGGTCTATGACTTTCCCTACATTAGACTCAGGTCAGGTCAAATCAGTACGGACAACACATAAACTTGTTTAAAAACTTATTTAGTTAAAAAGCTAGGTCCAGACTATTCAAAAAGTCTTGTAAATCTAACATGTTAGcctatttaaaattttaaataaatggaATTAATATaagtatatttatttatttttttggttggaAGGAGGgccaaacccagaaaaaaaaaaagaattacaaACGAGTCGAACGCGGGAAAGACCCTTCTGCTACACCACCAAGAAGTAAATTAAAACATCTAGAGGGAGGGGTCTCCCAAACGTGAGTACCCAAATCTAGCTCATGAGCCAAATTCGCCAAACTACCTGTTACTCAATTCGCTTCTCGCCAAGTATGGATGCATCACACCTCCCAACTCTTTGACATCGATTCCCTAATCTGGTTAATCATGGAAGTAAAATTATGAGAAGATTCACAACCCTCATTGATAAGTAATACACCAACCTCCACAACAATCCAGGAGCCCTCTACCCCAAGTAATACAGCAACCTTTGAGTCGCTTTCCACAACAAAACGCTGGTTGTGCCTAAATTCCTGCTGATACCAACCAGCCATCATCCAGATGAATCGCGACATACACCACCGCACCCCACCATGTTTCCCGGCCTCCTTACGGACCCATCAGTGTTTCCCATGCCTAAATATATTTATCATTTCCATTATTGCTATGTTatgcatttttatatatttaagcaaGCTAAATTATATAATGATTCTAAGATACAAGTCTATTTAGAAATAGAGTTATAATCTATTTAAATAGTTTAATATGAAGTGTAATTTTAAGCAGGTACTCTGACTCTCAAAAAACCCAACATAATCTAGCTTATTTCCATCTTTATCTCGTAGCTAACAATATTGTTAGTTTGTTTATAGAAATATTtctctaagtataatttaaatCGTAAGCGTATAAGTTTGATAATATCTTTATATATAGATTTGTTAGAAAACGTCAAAGTCATATTATGAAACTAATTTTTAAATAGGTTATCAGGTCAGCGAGGCGTTCATGAAGGTAAAGtcaaactttaaaaaaaatctataacAGATAACAGACCAGACTTAGGCCTTAAAACTTTTTAATAGATAAAACCTATTTACACAAACTTTACCTCGGCCTAACCTATTTCCACCTTTAGACACAAAGCTCTCCAAGTCCATATCAACTAAGTGGTCATCAAGTAAAGTTGTTCCTAGCCTGCGAAAGGCTTACTTACAACACATAAACTAAGAGGGACTATGAAGATATTTTCATTCCATTGGGTGAACTGTAAAAACAAACCAGAGTGATGTAATAGTACACTAGATTTTTCTTTAGGTTGCTGTAAGTGATATGgttcataaaattattttaataaagaCACTAACATGAAAAGTTGTGGAAGGGttggagaaaaaaattaatataagtGTGAAAGATACTTGCCTTTTTGTGACGCTtatcaaataaaaatcaaataaaaaaacttgcCTTTTTGAGAAGCCAAATGTAGATTCCCAATTCAGTGAAATGATAGGACCAAACAAGATGAATTTTGTATAAATAGTATCTCAATGATGAAGCAGAGAGTTCTCTCATGGTAAAGTCAATAGatattttttccctttctttctttctacttTCTTTGTTCTGTTCTTCTATTCTCCCCTCCTCTGAAACTAATCTCACCTTCCACATGGGAGAACCTCAAGAATTGCAACTAGAAAAATTGGGTAAGTCAATCAAATTTTCAGCTCCCACAGTTAAAAACATGTGTTATGGAATCATAAGTCTCACAACATCAAGACCAAATAGTTACTGCCTTGTGTTTTCCTACAGCTATATCATCTTTTGTTACCATTTTCACCTTAACTATTTTGTTTTGCCCTGATTATACGCTAAGAAATCCTTTTGCATGTCCAAGTGTTACGTAATATGTATCATGTATGTATATGTGATAGTCCTATTTCGATGGCTACAAGAATCTAAACTGCTAATTAGACATAAGCCAACATAATAATACAGACAAGACACCCTTAGCAAGAAACAAAACCATAGAACCTAATATTTTCGTCTTAATCATGTCAATTGGTATGTGAGTGAACTTATGAAGCATCAAAGCACCCTCATTTTTTCtttgaataataataagaagaaaaggaaaaaaaataaatgaagagaAAAGGATTTTGCGGATCAAAGATTAGCGGAACTTTGCTTAGAGAAAATGAGTTGTTTTACATACTATCTCGAGGGTTAGTCTCATGCTGTCAACGGTGGGATGCcttagaaaacaaaaaataaaaaactttaaCATACTATCTAAGCAACTAAGAGTATATATTGATCAAATGGTATGTTTTTGCAGAAGCTAATGGAGCCAAGCATACAAATTCACTGGAGGAGAACAGTTTTCCATGTCAAATGAATCAATCAATTAAAATCAGCCAGAGAAAAAGATATTACCTTTGGCTACGAATAGCCGTCTATGCAACATTAGCGTTGCTGGGCCAGTCAGCTACAACCCTTTTGGGAAGATTGTACTATGAAAATGGTGGAAAGAGCAAATGGATGGCAACACTTGTCCAGGTTGCTGGTTTCCCAATTCTGCTGCCTTATTATCACATCTCAGCACCCAAAGATCTCACTGAAAACAGCTTTTATCATCAGAATCAGCCTTCTAAATTAGTGCTAACACTTGTCTATGTCTCCCTTGGCCAACTTGTGACATTAAATTGTTATTTAAATTCTGCTGGGCTCTGGTTCCTTCCAGTCTCTACTTATTCACTCATTTGTTCATCTCAGTTGGCTTTCAATGCTATTTTCTCCTACTTCCTCAATTCACTCAAGATCACACCTTACATCATCAACTCTCTAGTCCTTCTAACCATTTCCTCTGCCCTCCTTGTGTTTCAAGATGAGTCACCTGATTCAACACAAATCTCCAACAAAAAGTATGTCATTGGATTCATATTCACAGTTGCTGCATCAGCTGGGGTTGGATTAGGACTTTCCCTTACACAGTTTGCTTTCAAGAACGTCATAAAAAGGGAAAATTTCAAAGTGATCATAGATATGATAGTTTATCTGTCCCTTGTAGCTACATGTGCTAGTCTAGTGGGACTTTTTGCTAGTGGAGAGTGGAaaggtttgaagaaagaaaTTGAGGGGTATGAGACAGGTAAAGCTGCCTATATATTGAATCTTGCTTTTACAGCCATAATTTCGCAACTCGTTACTCTCGGTTGTACGGGACTGGTTTTCGAGGTCTCTTCCCTCTTCTCCAATGCTATAAGCGTTTTGGGTCAGCATATTGTTCCTATATTAGCTGTAATGGTCTTTCAAGACAAAATGCATGGGATAAAAGTCATTTCTATGGTGTTGGCCGTTTGGGGTTTTATATCGTACGTGTATCAGCAATACCTGGATGAATGCAAATCCCAAACAGAAGATAGAAGCAGAATTCATCATGTTCCCAAAACTTGTTCACATTTAGAGAAGAGGGTAGTAGATGAATTATCTAGGCTTTAACTCATTAATCTGAGACTAAAACGGGGTCAGATCCTCTCACGTTGGAGACTCATGTGCAGTGACAGACCCATAAAATTTACATTGTAAGACAATGctcatatataaatttatggcattttaaaaaaaaatgaataccaCTAGTATTAGCATGCAATACATTGTCTCATTTTTGAAAGCATACaataattttctcatttttaatATAGTAAAAATCTCTCTCTTTCACTCTCTGTATGAGGCAAGATTTATTGCCAAGGGATAATATAACCAACCAACAACCAAAAGTAGACTAACTTATTACAATTAGTGATGTGATCAAACCTCAAACAACTGAAATGGTTTTGTGCATTACATTGTCTCATGGCTGGTCTCTATGGAAATCAATAATGTGTTTCTTCATAGAACAATGTTTGAGGATATTTACATGTTTCTCAACCaaccatattttttttataggcaaatgttaattgttagtaaattaatataaattatcCCCGCtcaaggttcgaaccctaaCCCTTCACTCAACCAACCATATTACTTCATTCAACATGTAAGCTACTCAACCAACCATATTAGTTCATTCAACATGTGAGCTACTCAACCAACCATGTGAGCTACTCAACCAACCATATTACTTCATTCAACATTCGCATCCTAATTATGTTTGTATGTTGCACAATGCGATGTTTGACCTTAATCAAGCACTTTGTGCATTCCTTCTAGACTATGGTTTTACCTATATATGCAGACTAACCCTTCTCTTTGTGTTTACCATGGTGACAATATTACTACTCTTCTTGTCTATTATATGACTTGCTACTTACAAACAATGACAAACACTTTCTTCCGGAGTTTAATTTCTACATTAGTTGACTATCAAGTGATCTCCTTCTACATCTTACTGCGAGTCTATTGGTGCATACAATAAATATTTTGACATTAATCCAATCTCGTGGTCCAAAATGAAACAAACTACTGTAGTAAAATCATCTACTGAGTCAGAATCTAATTTCTTCTACTAACACAGTACAGAACTATTTTAGCTGCAACAACTCTTAAAGGGACTTAAATTGTGCCTAAATACGATCTCAAATTTAAATTGCTTCTTTGAAGAATCAGAGTAAATTAAATGACTTAAATCAGCCTGCACTCAGAGGATTCATCTAAGTACTTTCTTTTAAGGGTTCATATTCAACACCTAGTACCAGGTATTAAAGTAATAAGCAAACTATATTTTACAGCCAAAACAAAGCATAAAAAAAGAGAAACGATAAAAGCATCAAGGAGCATATTATTCAATTTTATCACACAGAAACCCCAAATACCAGAAGAATAAAACCATGGTCTAAAAAGTGACAGTATTAGTCACCTAAACAGATCAACAATCTTTGATTAGTGCACCATAGAGGATGAGCATGCATCAAAACACATCTCACCTAAAAAGAAATTGCTACATTAGTTCAGTTGCTTAGAATCAACTTGTTCAGTGACATATAGATCAACTACAGTTCCACATTATCAAAGAGAACTGTGGAGAAGCAGAAGGAATACAAACCAGTTTCCATATTCAAGAAAATGGATATAtctaaataaaaaggaaaaggacaTTGAAGATgaaattacaaaataatattCACCAGAGTGTAAAACGAAGAAATTGAAACTCACCAGTTAGATTCATATTCTCTGAAATTGCTGAACAAAAAGTGAGAGATTTAGAGCAGAGAGCATAAGAGGAGTATATTATCAAAATGAgtacttttttttgaaatttcaaaaatgagTACTGAGATTTGTGAAATGTGCAAAAAAGTGTGAGATTGTGACTGTTGTACTGCCAAAGGAATTTTTAATGTATACTTCAAAACATCTAAGGGCTATAGCGTTGTTAACTCTAGAACTTTAGCTCTTGAGGAAACTATTCGCCTTAAATTTAATGATCTTAAGAGGATGATGTGTGTAATGTATACTTCTAAGGGCTATAGATTTTGGGTCTTGCTCCCATTCTGGTTCATCATGCGATGCATGGCCATTCCGAGGGGGATTGGGATATTGGTGGTAagcagtggcggaactagaaaaaataatatgagGGGGCTAAAATAAAGtgttaaatataaattaaagttTTTTATTTGGAATGGACTTATATATACACAAAAAAATAATGATTAAATTACATACTCATTGAAGATTTATTATAAGTTATATTAATAATGTTGGaaatttgtttcatttttttcaaaagtttctcatgaaaaaatataattctTTTAGTTATTAGTTTTTTAGAGacatttatatattatattatgctCTAAGactactagttttttttttttttttgcaaa contains:
- the LOC130723800 gene encoding probable purine permease 10, producing the protein MGEPQELQLEKLEANGAKHTNSLEENSFPCQMNQSIKISQRKRYYLWLRIAVYATLALLGQSATTLLGRLYYENGGKSKWMATLVQVAGFPILLPYYHISAPKDLTENSFYHQNQPSKLVLTLVYVSLGQLVTLNCYLNSAGLWFLPVSTYSLICSSQLAFNAIFSYFLNSLKITPYIINSLVLLTISSALLVFQDESPDSTQISNKKYVIGFIFTVAASAGVGLGLSLTQFAFKNVIKRENFKVIIDMIVYLSLVATCASLVGLFASGEWKGLKKEIEGYETGKAAYILNLAFTAIISQLVTLGCTGLVFEVSSLFSNAISVLGQHIVPILAVMVFQDKMHGIKVISMVLAVWGFISYVYQQYLDECKSQTEDRSRIHHVPKTCSHLEKRVVDELSRL